Within the Cryptococcus neoformans var. neoformans B-3501A chromosome 1, whole genome shotgun sequence genome, the region AAACACCTTGTCTCTTTTTGTTCTCACAGCCAAGCTtgaaaaaataaaaagaCTTGGACCGATGAAAGATTTGTTATGACGCAGACATTTTGGAATACAGCAGCAATGACGACAAGCGAGACTGTAATAGAGCGGATTAGGCATGTGCACGATGAAAGGGGAAATTACATAGCGGTTAGCATACGAGAAATGCACTACGAACTTATAGTGAGGCACTACGAACCCGGACAGGTAAGAAGGATTTGATTCCGCCCGCGTAACGTCGCCGCTAGGTGGTCGGGTCggaaggatggaggagggtgagagCGGTGCGCTGTGCTCCCAAAATGGTCACATACATAATATGGCAAATGACAGAGGGAAGGATGTCGTCGCACATTTTTGTTTCCGCCAACGGCGTTTTCTCTACCCGCCAGCTCCATGCACTCGTCATAGAGTAAACAATTCTCAGTTAATGAAGAGGCATTCAGAtgctcctcatcatctcttgcCACTCTCCCCTCAAACACATATACGTACGCAGAAAACTCAAAAACGCGTCGCGTACAGGCCTGTCACATGCCACAGCAGCCAAtgggagaatgggaagCACTCGACCTATTTACCTTGAATATGAAACGCGACGATCTGCGCACATGACGCGTCTGGATTCCTATTAACGGCCCTAGCGGGTGACCCTTAAATAGACCCTGGCTGCGTCTTGGAATTGCCACGAATAGACACCCATGCCTCGGCACCGCCTCGTTTTGAATGAACGTAAAGAAAGTCTTCTTCCCGGTGACTCCATCGACAACGCTTCACCGcatccatcgtcatccttttctttccgtcttttctttcctctcttccttcttctcacacCTTCAAATTCACACTCTACACTCTTTACCTATTTCTTATTTCCACTCATCTCGGCTAGCTACCTAGTTTTCCCCACTTCTCCTTTCACGACCTACCCGTAAGTGACCATTTCCTTGCCCTCTCCAACGCGTCGTAGCACCTTTGTTCTCTGTGTCACTCGCCGTGTCGCGAGGAAAAACCATCTTGTATCAGCACATTGTATACAGAAAGCTGACATTACCTATTCGTTGATCTTTTATGTCTGCCTTTTCATGCGTTTTGAAAAATCTGCAGAAAGTGAGTGGAAAAAGACAAGACTACAGCATACCTTGGTCGAATACGCTAACGGTTTTTTTTCTAGACAACCAATTCATAATGATCTCCAAGGTTGCACTCGGCGCTGCTGCCGCCCTCATGGCCGGTGTCGTACGTTTTTAGCGCTTCGAGGAAAGAAACAGGGGCATCAGTTGCTGATATCCTTGCGCACAGGCCAACGTCAACGCTCAGGTCACCGCCACCGGTACCATGGGTCCCACCAACCCCTCTGAGCCTACTCTCGGTACTGCCATCAACCAGACCTCTTACGCTCGATTGCTCTCTCTTAATGCCATTGACGATTTGTATGTCATGCTGCAGGACACTTTGAAAGGAAAATGGCAAAGGTTGACTAGGTCATGTTTTTAGCTGTCTTTTTGCTCCCCCCGAGCCCGATTCTGTGATTGGTGATACGGAGGCTGAGGAGGTCGCCTGGTGTGTCCGTAAGTCTGCATCTACTTATTTTATACGCAAAGAATCGCGTCGGAACTGGCAGAAAGACTGATTGACTGCGTAGAGCCCCGAAACAATGCCCGAGTCATCCCTGATGGCGTCCTTACCGCCGTCCACTTTGTCAAGACTCCCCTGTACTGGCAAATCCAAGGTTTCGGTGACTTTACCCATCTTAACATTCAAGACGGTGACGAGGGAGGTGAGCTTGACCCCCACGGTGCTACCGGTCTTGGTAACCCCGTCGGTGGTAACGTTACCACCAACGCCACTGGTTCGGACGTATCTTATGAGGAGTGGATGAAGTGAGTCTCACCGCTGTCTGGCCAATTTGACCGCTGCTGACTATTTGTAGCTACATGGCCTACGACCAGTTCTGTCTCCGAATCTGTATCTCTGAGAACTCCACCTACTCTGCTGCCAACGAGTGCCAGCACACTCTTGACGAGATGGGATGCAGCTGGGTCATGCCCGGTGACTACACCAACAACTCTTTCACCGAGTGTGACGGTGACTCTGCCTACCCTCCCGGCTGGTACATCCTTGCCAACGGCTCCACCTCTACCTTCCAGCAGCGATACACCGGTACTTACACCAACGGTGACGGTTCTTTGGGCACTTGGACCCAGGGTGAGACTGTCACTCCTCAGACTGCCTACTCTACTCCTGCCACCTCCAACTGTAAGACCTACACCTCTGTCGGTAATGGTATCGCCTCTCTTGCTCTTTCCAACGCCGGCTCTGTCAACTCTACTGCCGCCGCCACtaactcttcttccggcgGAGCTTCCGCCGCTGCTACcggctcttcctcttccggcAGCACTGCTGGCTCTTCTGCTGGCTCTTCTGCTGGTTCTGGTTCTggttctgctgctgctggctCTACCGCtgctgcctcttcctctggcgACAGCTCGAGCTCTACTTCTGCCGCCATGTCCAACGGCATCAACTATGGCACTGCCATGGCTGGAGTGATCAGCGTCGTCGCTCTCGTCGCCGGTGCGGGCTCCTTCTTGCTTTAATCGAGTTGTGATGTTTTCGACGACTGTTGACGGATCGAgatgagttggaagagatgggaggATGTATCTTGCTATTTTATCCCTACGAACTGTGCCCTTTTGTCTATTTCATTCCCGCCTTTGTTTAAATTCGGGTACGCTCGCACATATGACCGTTAGGAATGGACTTTATATACTTGTTGCTGCATGGATGTGCATAGTCGCATGGTTGCATGAAACGCAGTGTCAGAAAGCAGGCTACCGTGGCAAAGATAACAGGCatgtgggatgaagatgaccgAGTGTTTGTGGCCGACATGTGATGGGTGCGTGCCTGGCGTACGTAAAAGGCGATGAGACTGACGTGCGACTCCCGACGGGTAATAAAGGCTGGGCGGCCTGAAAGCGAGCATTGTTCGGTACATAGCATTATAGATAGATAGAGTAATAAAACTTCGTCATCCGCCAACGGAGCACACAACCTGCCTGGAAACCTGATGCGTTACGAACGACTGGCTGGCCAAAGCGTTCTGTAACAGATAATACAAAGCGCAACAATGTTCAGATCGCGCAAGTCGTCCACAGtatctcctctccaaccACCACCTGCATCTACGGACCCGTCGTCGCGAAGTATGCAGTCCCCCGCGGGCCAAGGACAACAGCAGCCCGTGCCGCCGTCGCACGCGCATGGCGGTCGCGGCCAGGCGCAGGGCTGGGCGCCTCCCCAGCCGGCGTATGCGGGAGATAGTAtcggaagagggaagagtgCGGGCACGGGTGGAGAGGGAgcgaaggagaagagacggagtgggtttgggtggctgggagggaagaagaaggacaaggaaaaggagaaggcaaaggaggagCGGGAAAAGATTGGTGTGAGTATACAAGATCCGTCTTGGAATTGGGAGCGATCTGCGGGGGGGGTCTGAGCGCTGTCTCCTTTGGGATCATTTCGGCCAAGTGGAAACGGTGTTTTTTGCTGATACATATATTATAGAACCGTCCCCGTCCGTCGTCCTTCTCCGTCGACCGGCCGTCCACCCAGTCCCAGACCCGTGCGCTGTCCGCCTCTGCGTCCCAAGCGTTCCCCCAGGCCCAGTCGCCAGTCCAGCCCCAGCCGCAGTACGCCGCCAGGCCGTTCGCACAGCACCAGACGCCGTCGCCTCCGCCGGGACAACATCCGCGCTCGCTGTCGGGCAGCTCGGGGCAAGGGGTCCCAGCGTACGAAGGCCAGCGATCGCAGAGCCTCGACCTTGGCCAGATGCGACAGCAGCAAGGCGATTACAGAAGCGGTGCCGCTAACGGCGTACCAGGAAAAGGATCGCCGCTCGTGCCGCAAGCGCAGGAACAGCAGTCTCAGCAGCCACCAACGCAGATGCCGCGGTCAGCCTCCATGCCGATGCAGCCGCCTGCGCCCGGCACCACGCCCAACGGCGGCTCAGGCTCGCCCCGCCGGGGATCGACGCTCGGTACCCCGGCCCCGCCCGACCACGCGGGGCCTGTTGACATGGACAGGTTCAGGGCGATCGTGGACCTGATCGCTATCCAGCCGCAAAAGACCTATGTCACCAGCCCGCCAGAGCTGGAAATGATCCTTGCGAGGACGAGCGCAGGCGGACAGCCCAAGCAGGGCCAGCCCGGGAGCGCGACGAATGACTGGGATGCTGTCTGGCTCCAGCTGTCGGGCATTTCTCTGTGTGAGTCGGCCAGCTGTCGTTGCGTGATGAAGGCGCTGATGGAATTGCAGCAATGTGGTCGATGAAGGAAACgcgagctgctgctgccaaaGGCGAAAAGGTTCCACCGACCTACTTTAATATTACCGACTCGTCTCTTGAGCTCTTGGCTCCCctccctccgcctcctcacCGACCAAACTCGCATCCTCACCActttgtcttctctctcaacaCAGCCGGCTCCAATCGGCTGCTATTCTCCTGCCCGACAGAACTGGACCTTGCGCGATGGGCTACAGGTCTCCGATTAGCTGCCTGGGAACGTGCTAGACTGGAGGAAATCTACACGGGCCACCTCGTCCAGTCGGGCGGGCGGGAGCCCCCTGTGGAAGTCGGTAAGGGCCGAtcaaggatggaaggatgggTCAGAGTTCGCGTCATGGGCGGA harbors:
- a CDS encoding hypothetical protein (Match to ESTs gb|CF194392.1|CF194392, gb|CF191225.1|CF191225, gb|CF188755.1|CF188755), whose protein sequence is MISKVALGAAAALMAGVANVNAQVTATGTMGPTNPSEPTLGTAINQTSYARLLSLNAIDDFCLFAPPEPDSVIGDTEAEEVAWCVQPRNNARVIPDGVLTAVHFVKTPLYWQIQGFGDFTHLNIQDGDEGGELDPHGATGLGNPVGGNVTTNATGSDVSYEEWMNYMAYDQFCLRICISENSTYSAANECQHTLDEMGCSWVMPGDYTNNSFTECDGDSAYPPGWYILANGSTSTFQQRYTGTYTNGDGSLGTWTQGETVTPQTAYSTPATSNCKTYTSVGNGIASLALSNAGSVNSTAAATNSSSGGASAAATGSSSSGSTAGSSAGSSAGSGSGSAAAGSTAAASSSGDSSSSTSAAMSNGINYGTAMAGVISVVALVAGAGSFLL